Proteins encoded by one window of Rhodamnia argentea isolate NSW1041297 chromosome 6, ASM2092103v1, whole genome shotgun sequence:
- the LOC115746035 gene encoding serine/threonine-protein kinase PCRK1, with product MKCFHFTNGERRDEEDGVVFSRASKVSWARSFSVASSTADTRRSEFDSDSRDFGDSLAFYELLTQRRANDLRVFSFADLKSATRGFSRALMIGEGGFGCVYRGVVPVPGGAPDGSDSRMDVAVKQLNRNGFQGHKEWINEVNFLGVVKHPNLVKLVGYCAEDDERGIQRLLVYEFMQNKSLEDHLLARVPSPLSWKVRLKIAQDAARGLAYLHEEMDFQLIFRDFKTSNILLDENFNAKLSDFGLARQGPAEGLSHVSTTVVGTIGYAAPEYVHTGRLTAKSDVWSFGVVLYELITGRRAVERNLPRSEQKLLDWVRPYVSDSKKFSLILDPRLEGQYCIKSAQKLASLANKCLMKQPKSRPKMSDVVEMLGDIINGLSPQGDVIPEPVGIEAEDVKGEAAKETQVVSGKQGNRKSRKVFDIREIVNLRNKSIGKLDWRNWTPGLVRTW from the exons ATGAAGTGCTTCCACTTCACCAACGGAGAGAGACGAGACGAGGAGGACGGCGTCGTCTTCTCCAGGGCCTCCAAGGTGTCGTGGGCCCGCTCCTTCAGCGTCGCCTCCAGCACCGCCGACACCAGGCGCTCCGAGTTCGACTCCGATTCCAGGGACTTCGGCGACTCCCTGGCCTTCTACGAGCTGCTGACCCAGCGCCGTGCCAACGATCTGCGCGTCTTCTCCTTCGCGGACCTCAAATCGGCCACCAGAGGGTTCAGCAGAGCCCTCATGATCGGCGAGGGAGGGTTCGGCTGCGTGTACAGAGGCGTCGTCCCCGTTCCTGGTGGCGCCCCGGACGGTTCCGATTCCAGGATGGACGTCGCTGTGAAGCAGCTGAATCGCAACGGCTTCCAG GGGCATAAGGAGTGGATTAATGAAGTAAATTTTCTTGGTGTAGTCAAGCACCCAAATCTTGTCAAGCTTGTCGGTTATTGTGCTGAGGACGATGAGAGGGGGATTCAACGCCTTTTggtctatgaattcatgcaaaaTAAAAGCTTGGAAGATCATCTCCTTGCGCGGGTGCCATCGCCTCTTTCCTGGAAAGTAAGGTTGAAAATCGCTCAGGATGCTGCTCGTGGACTGGCATACCTGCATGAAGAAATGGATTTTCAG CTAATTTTCCGAGATTTTAAGACATCGAACATCCTGTTAGATGAAAACTTCAATGCTAAGCTCTCAGATTTTGGATTGGCTAGGCAGGGACCGGCTGAAGGGCTGAGTCATGTATCAACAACG GTTGTAGGAACAATTGGTTATGCAGCTCCAGAGTACGTGCATACGGGCCGGCTGACTGCTAAGAGTGACGTATGGAGCTTCGGGGTGGTTCTTTACGAACTCATCACAGGAAGACGGGCAGTGGAAAGGAATCTACCTCGGAGTGAGCAGAAGCTTTTGGATTGGGTCAGACCTTATGTTTCGGATTCAAAGAAATTCTCCCTTATTCTAGACCCGCGACTTGAAGGACAGTATTGTATCAAGTCAGCTCAGAAACTTGCTTCTCTTGCCAATAAGTGCCTGATGAAGCAACCGAAATCGCGCCCTAAAATGAGCGATGTGGTGGAGATGCTTGGAGACATCATCAACGGACTATCCCCACAGGGTGATGTTATTCCTGAACCAGTAGGAATTGAAGCTGAAGATGTGAAGGGAGAAGCTGCAAAGGAGACACAGGTCGTTTCTGGTAAACAAGGAAACAGGAAGTCGAGGAAAGTGTTTGATATTAGAGAGATCGTCAACTTGAGAAACAAGTCCATTGGGAAGTTGGATTGGAGAAATTGGACTCCTGGATTGGTAAGAACTTGGTGA